The Lolium perenne isolate Kyuss_39 chromosome 6, Kyuss_2.0, whole genome shotgun sequence genome segment tagtttgctagtcctagagaagatgttccgggaatcaactccacgttggtttttaggccttgtctagggctgggttattatcacctttcgtgtctgccaggctcaatcacgtgtaggacgttccgattatgtggtgaaaaccctagatcgtcgtagatcgttttaacttaatattgatcaagcaggaccaccatgttatcgtagatctcatacgaatcatgggtggatcggctccttgagccgattcacaggacaacctgagagccgatcgaggctcgtatttaatgtttacgtgtatgccatgcaggaaactagtcgaagcaatccatcatcttcctgaccaggtataggtcaggtggcacgcccttgcaccagcatcggacgtgcgtgccggagctttgcgggccatcgatctcgagggaccagggccctccaacagtcctgggagcctcccggctcttcgtgttgcccgtcgctactcgtcggtgggttttggtggtcaacaaatacgtgtgcgccttattcTTTGGGATAGAGGTAGTAGTATTTTGCATATGATACCACGGTAAGAAATTATCACCAGAGAAGGCATATGCGCTCATCAAAAGCAATTGATGATGGAGAAACATGCATGTTTGCAAAAATCCAACAGTTCGTATGTAGCCCCAAGCAAAATTCCACCCGAAAAAACACAACACACGCCGCTTGACCGCTTCCATCTCAAAAAGAGAAACAAAAGAGAAGCGAAAACCAGCAATAATAAACCGCTATACGTAGGTGTTATAACTTTTAATAATACTATAGTTTTAATATTATATTATATAATTTATATTATATAGGttatactacctccatttcaaggatTAAGGCGCCCTCTttttacgagctttttgtttgaccaagaattactaaAAATAGATAaatattgtttgtatgaaattatcaTCATTAAAAAGtgattttcaatacgaatccaacgatactatatacatataatataatcaagattttgttgctcaacttTTATGGTCAAAATTTGTCTTGAAATACGTGTGCGCCTTatcccttgaaacggaggtactaTTAACAACTAAAAAATACGCGTAAAATTGGGAGTACACTCAACGTCCCTTTTTGCAAATTGTAGAAACCACCAACTCTTTGAAGACGCGGCAGGCACATTGAAAACCATTGATTAGTACAATATAAATCCCTGCTATTGCTCGCCTCTGGCATAGGGCCATTAATTTAATTTTTTAATTAATAATAATCCAATGAGGTAGAGCCACGCACGTTGCGAAATCCGGCAGTTTCTCCGTAGCCCCCAAGCAAAAGCACAAATCGAAACGCGCACGTCCCTCCAAAattagaaaacaaaagagaagccAAAACGAAACCCTACGACCGTCCGAACCACCCCACCGCGTGGACGCCCTAGAGCAGCATCCACCCGTCCATCCGCCACCGCCGACCGGCCCAGATCACCCCGCTCTCCACGCGCCCGCCGCCTCAGCCTGCCATATATTCTGACTCTTGACGCGCCGATCGAACCACGGACCCAGCCTCTCCTCCCTCCTTCCTCCCTCTCGGCCGCCGGGAGCCAAGAACCGCTTGCGTCCCCGCAGTCAGATCTCCCTCGCCGTTCGCCTCGCCGCGCGAGGAAGACTCAGCCGCTCGTGAATGGTGGGAGCCCGCACGATCTCCGCCTCCCtctcctcgccgccgcagccgGGGAGggactcctccgcctcctccttccgCTGCTTCGGCGCCTGCATGCAGGGCTGGTACCACCGCTGCATCGGCCTCGACCCCTGAGCATCCTACGCCAACTCTCCGCCAATTCTTTTGATTTCCCTTCCGATCCTGAGCTCCTTTGTTCTCCGAGACAAGTGAGAAAAGGAAGAAATTTCGTCTGTTTTGATttgattgattgattggttgaTCGTCATGGCTGTTGCGATGCCCTCGACGCTGCCGATGAAGCTGAGGAAGGTCGAGCCCCGCGGCAAGGCGGCGCCGGGGATCGGCGGCCGGGCGCGCGTGCTGGTCACCGTCACCGTCCTCGGGAGCGCGGGCCCGCTCCGGTTCCTCGTCGACGAGGGCGAGTCGGTCACGGGACTCATCCGCGCCGCGCTCCGCTGCTACGctcgcgagggccgcatgccgctgCTCGGCGCTGACGCTGCCAACTTCCTGCTCTACACCGCCAATGGCAGATCCGACGGTACGGCCCAATCCCAACCTGTTTTTTTTCTTCAATCATCATCAGAATACATTGTTTACTGCAACACCGTGACTAAACTTGTCTCCGTTCCTTGCAGCTCTGAAGTCCGATGAGCGAATCTCCTTCAATGGATGCAGGAGCTTCATGCTCTGGCAGAAGACCGTGCCCAACGTCGTCGTCGATGACAACGGGTCGGAATCGGCGCTGGCGAATTCGAGCCCCGGCAGGAAGGGGACCGGCGGCTGGAAATTCGGGCTCAACAAGATCCTCCTCAACTTCAGTTTCAAGGTCTGAGCCATCGATGAGCTTCCCGGAACAAATAAAACGCGTTGAGCTCGAGCTGTTATCGTCCTGGATTGTGTGTTCCATCATTGTCGAGCGAGCTTCTTCGTTGTAATCGGCTGGTTACGCTTTTCTGCATTCGAGTCAATTCTGTTGCTTCGTAGTTTTTGTTCGGTTCAGTTAAGGTTTTATTCATCTTCTTTATGGAATTTGAATTTGATTATCGTTGGAACTATACATCGCTCGTTCGTCAATTCTCTCATTCAGTCTTAACACTGATTTTTTTTAAGGAATCGTAGATAAATGAATTATTTTAAGGAAtgaaatcagaaaaatacaatcTGCAGTGAATGACGACAGTACGTTTAACTATGCACCTAATCGAATACAGCTACCTGCCTGCCTCGAGGACAGCAGGGACCGAATCAAAGACGATGTAGCGTGTACGGCATTGGTTGCCAAACTTAAAACGAGCGGCGCCCATGGTCCATGGTATCTAGTAGATCGATTGGCATGGCACATGCTACACGGCGAGCCCCCGGCGTCCcaggtagttttttttttttttttttttgagacccctcgatctgtgttacagctgtagcatctgaacttatgcactaactcaacaccacacacacgcacaccactagtGCACAAGTTAGACTCTAGAACTATACACACAACACACATAATTTGGGTGTCCCTAGGAGCTAGTAGTTGTGGCACATATGTGTGGAGGGGATTTTATTTGGGACCTAGAGCCCCGGTGAGACACCAGAAAATCGTCCCCAAAGGGAATCGATCTCGGGCGGGCAGGCTGGCCACTGCCAAGCCTAGCCACTGCGCTAGCCGCGCGTCCTCGCGTCCCAGGTAGTGGCTACGATAGCGATATGGGGAGCGAGGAACGAAAATGGGCTGACGTAGGAGCTGTCTGTCAGCCACACATTCTCAAAATATACATCTTCTCCAAAAGCCCCTGCTGCTCATTCTCCCGCACGTCGCTCCATCTCCCATCCAGTCTCCAACCCGAAAAACCCTCGCCGCCGAGTCATGCCACCGAAGAGAAAGGCTCCGACGAAAGCAGCGAAAGCACCACGCACCGTGAAGCCGGCAACCATGTCGCAGGAGGAGTGGGACAAGGAGATGGAACGCCGCTCCTTCATAACGGCCTACCGCAGAAGGCGCCGCTATCGACGCAGCGAAAGCGGCGGCCACTGCGGAAGCGTGCCTCAGCTTGGGCGGCGGCCTTAGCAACATCTCAAGCTCATCGTCGTCGCCGGGTTACTACGCGGGGTACAACGCGGACGGGCCGTCGATCTCGCAGATGGACGGCTGCGCCCGCTACTCCCCCGAGTACGGGGACAACAACATGACCGCGACCACAACGTGCCGTTCTCGTCGGATTCAGCGACGAGAGGCAGCGGCGCCTTTCGCTTCCCTGACCTGAACTCGTCGCCTGACCTGCGCCGTACCGAGGGCCACGTGACATACGGCACCGGCCTTCCGCGCCACCTCTTCCCCGACGATGGCAGGCACACCCACCAGGTGTTCGGCAGCGCGTCCGGCGTGTCCATGGGCGAGGATGAGGTGTGTTCCCTTACTTTTTACGTGTTACGTGCATAGTAGACACCGGTGGCGACTGAAAGTAGGTAACTTGATGCATAGATTGCCGCCGGGGAGGAGATCCTCAACGGCTTCATACGCGGCCATGCCTACGAACCCCCCGTCGACGAGTATGAAGAAGAGGCCGAGGAGGACAATGAAGGTGGGGGGAGGTCCAGGAGGAGCTGATCGAGGCCGACATCGGCGTGACCACGACAACGACGCGCAGGCGTTCCGGCGGCACTCGTGGTCCGAGGTGGAGGTCTTTGGAGGATGAATGTCTCATCGAGGCGTGGTAGCAAGTGAGCTTTTGCCCCATCACCGGCGCCAACCAAACCGGAGGCAAGTACTACAAGCGCATCCTCGATTCCTTCAACGAGAAGAAGAACTATGGTGACTATACCACCATCAACATGAACCGGAACGAGGGCGCCCTCTCCCACCGTTGGAACATGATCAAGGCGGCGTATAGCAAGTTCCATGGCTACTATGAGAAGATTAAGGCCTGGAAGGAGAGCGACAAGACGATGGTGGATTGGGTATGATCTACGGTCATCTTGTTCATAATGCATTATAGTGTATTGTTAGATGCTCCAACTTGTTCCATATCTTGTTTTGCATCATGTATTGTTAGATGCTCCAAACCCTCGACATGTACTAGCACCAACACGAGGACAAAGTCTTCCCCTTCATGCATTGCTACAACAAGCTACAAGGTTGCAAGAAATGGGATGACCTCCTCCACACTCTACTGAAGGACGGGGAAGATGGGCCGATCGATCCAGCCGGCGCCTCCACCGGGAGCCCAATtggcaacaagaaggccaaggccgAGAGGAATGTGGCGCCGGTattggcagccatggacgcctccCTCGAGAAGATGATCACCTCATTCTCGGTGGAGAACAAGTAAGCAACGTATAGGGCCGTCGTCGTGTGGAAGGCAATCCTTGAAAAGCAAGACATGAAGATCAAGTTGGAGAGGGAGAAGGTGGAGGCGGCAAAGGTGGAAGCTCACGCTGCTGCCATGAAGGCCACCAATGAAGCGACGCAACTATCGTTGGCCAAGATGTCTCAATAATCCAAGATCTTGATGGCCGATATGGAGAAgatgtgtaatatcccaggtttagaggctacaaaatgagaggacaccaaagtgtgcattgcattcatgcatagaaaatccggggaatttttgcgctttcaaataaaacttgtcacggtaactgaagtttcacttgacttggtggaattgaagtagatcatcaagtcaagcgttatAAACTTCACGGTGATCTTTGCTAAATCCTTGTTtttggtagagatgatttgatctatggactagatcaaatgggATTAGCTTTACTATCACCTTAAGTGAGGATTAAATACGAGATCCTATAAAggatcataacatggtattccttaCAACAAAAAATTCTTTAAGAATAAAACcccaacttattaacacttaaaagttagcaactacctttgtgtgtaatttaattcacttctaaacttattaccaaataaggtaaaccatagggtctaaagtgcataaaagccacacattcttatttaaatcataacttattaaatatgtggaatatCATAAAAATAAATCcagttacattacgaattatagttcaaactgtttgaataaaactaactatgagtattttgaaactcgtatgatcatgccttggtgaaatcaaacaccaactatccaaaaattgaggaataaccctcaaccttgaccttttgaccaataatataacatagatccaatcatataTGATATGGTGCATTATTCACAAGTATAAAAGCATTCACAAGACATCTAgttacaaatgccacttggctatccaaaaacaaattgtatgagaggataatgatcatgccacatagcatgaaaatatctacatgacttgcatcccaagctatgccacctcatgctcaaaggagtgctatggatgagggcatgaaaaccaagcaccttactcatcaaaccaaaacaAGAGTTACCCacgtatgtgtcatgatactagagcttgcccaagcctataaaaggagccacacccttcatccatttgatcatctaGTACCATGTTACAATGAAACCAAAACCTTGAGACCACCCATACGTTAGCTAGGATCaatatgaagaagctaggaggtgtaggcataccacaagatgcaggtttatcagaattccagaagaacaagctacataagacaccaaggtagaattcataggcaaaccatatatttagaggatcatatcatcatctcttaagtaggaccttaggttattccaagacattgagaagtgagagaagtggTAATACTAATCATAGCATGTTCATGCAAGAATACTAGAGAAGTATTAATCCTAGTTGTTCAAGTCAAtatttgatcttggaggtgagatCCCTATTCCAATAGAAATACCTTatgaaaccaattccataatcatcacaacttggtattaatcataaaccctaagaatctaggaaGAGTGTAATGAGAGGAATAATAGAGAGAGATTAGTGAGaaataagttgatcatgtctaatgcatgaccaTGCTTTGTAGATATAGAAGATAAGTTCAACTTATGTGATAAGCATATATCAtccatcacatgaaatgataggtatAACATTAGTAATAAACCGTAGACCATTCTCAATATTTTAATGATACCAACCAATGAGTGACCACAAGACTTTGGCTATCCAAGTACTTGAGACAGCTCTAGTACTGACTTGATCCAAGAATCCTATCAAGGtggtgtgacgccccggaaccggtaccatgaggattccagcgatcccgccgaaatccgcacgatatcgattcagagacgccctccgacacgacatgCGCGACGAAGCACACACGtgttgccagaggaattaacacgagtggtaacattacaacaggattacaatagagcccacaagaaagatatattacaacaacgactccaacgagtcaagatacaaatatacaatacaaagatcgaaatcatacagaagatcgaatacacccgagtacggacaagatacaaattgtactaagagtcctgaagataaccagtggcgtccataaccctgcccagaccaagccggaagggtaacctttctAACGTCATCATCTTGTACGTGTCGAAgttgggccatcggttgccgacaaaagggaggaaacaaaagagaaagagaaaaggcgagggtaagtaccaaggaacaaaCTCCggtacgtacttagcgagactagaaatgacCATGCCCGCCAGGCGAATATATCaccgggggctatatggtaggtgttgtggatatacttcataggtataccatcgacatggtccgattccggcaagcccgggtggcccacagatggtggtgatgacatatggcccaccgggcggcctagttgttgttgatcaagatggaagatgtccaacccaggaacaaggagcaggatcccaaccgacctatgaAGGTAGCCGGAACCGAACCGACCTActgaggtacccggatccgaaccggCCTAccgaggtagccggatccgaaccgacctactgaggtagccggatccttggaggtctatgccaggagtcagatccgtgaaggcccatgaaggaagccggatccatgaCGACAAATTAGGAATatgtggatccttgacgtacacggcaatgtaatattccgtagttaggcaacttgtattctgcgtaggactctccatagaaaccctagatcagtgcgcctttataagccggatcctgggagccctagagccaGATCTCGAGCTAGAgacgagacaaccacaactcattgtaacaacgcgaaaacgcccagataattccagataagcagcagtaggctctatcctcgagcaggtgttccgaagttgggtaaatcgcgtaccaccgtcccgagtgctctccgccctatggcccctacttcttttccccctcgtgaggatcctcctccgaggtaccgtcgagtaggcaacgacagttggcgcccaccgcggggccagcggcgtctggaggccgaaaCGGgaaggttccgccatgggaagcttcaatgattccatcgctgtggggcgtgtcTTGTATGCCGGTAACTTTCCGAGCGTCCCTCCGGACGAgttctggattccggctaggacaaaccccgtcaagttcTTCATCATCCCAATCtgcgggatacacatcttcatcggcgagaccatcgatttcgacgaaaacgcactggtaagtactGCAGCTACGACCGCCACTGAGCTAGACGAAGCTGCAAAGATTCGATCTGAGTTGAtggaacttcctaaggaagactccgccttagatctgaaaatttcaaattctggttttggtagtcggatccgtgcctatattttggtagccggatccatacctattttttgttgccggatccgcgcctacgtttttggtagtcggatccgcacctatatttttggttgccggatccgcgcctacgttttttgtagtcggatccgcacctatatttttgtagccggatccataccaaaatttcggtaggtggatccgcacttaaatttttggaagtcggatccacacctaaattttggtaggtggatccgcacctaattgttGGTAGtctgatccgcacctatgttttggtGATCGGATCCGGATCTAGAGGACCACTGCGATAATCAATCTCGCACCGGTTCAACGGAACGTCGAAGAAAAACCGTCACCAACATGCAAATCGTGGATCCATTGTCAGCTGTGCTATTCTGCTATACTAGATTGTATCACGGTCATGCTGGCGGAATCAACATCTTCAAACGACATGATTTCAAAGCGTACCGACCGGGTCCATGAGATCGGCAAGGAC includes the following:
- the LOC127307446 gene encoding uncharacterized protein At4g22758; translated protein: MAVAMPSTLPMKLRKVEPRGKAAPGIGGRARVLVTVTVLGSAGPLRFLVDEGESVTGLIRAALRCYAREGRMPLLGADAANFLLYTANGRSDALKSDERISFNGCRSFMLWQKTVPNVVVDDNGSESALANSSPGRKGTGGWKFGLNKILLNFSFKV